CTGCGGCAAGAGAAGGGCGGAGTTGGGACTGCGGCAGGGAGTTGAGCAGGGAGGGGGCGGGGGCTGGTGGCCGCTGACCTATTTTCGCGGCAGCCATCTTAGATTCCCAAGGACTTGGACAGAGCAGTTGAAGGGCGTCCTCTGTAAATACCCTTCTCTATCCTCACAGCTGGTCTATCTTGAGAGGCATCATGAGCGGTTGTCGCGTCTTCATAGGAAGGCTGAATCCAGCTGCCCGAGAGAAAGATGTGGAGAGATTTTTCAAGGGATATGGACGCATCAGAGATATTGATCTGAAAAGGGGTTTTGGATTTGTGGTAAGTGAGAGCGAACTGCTAACACTCAAGCAGCAGAGATGAAGGTTATTTTTAACTGCTCTGTGGTATTTTACTGGTATCAGTTCtccagaaaacacaggaaaaaagtTTTCCTAGAAATAAACAACTGAGCAGCGGTGGACACCTCTAAATTCTGTCATGCTGTTACGTTTGATCAGAAGTTCTGTTTGGGTATTTATATCATGGATTTGCAACCTAGATGCAATACTATGTTATGGATATAAGTTTGGTTTTCTCCTAATGTAGCAGTTCCTTGTTTTCACAGGAGTTTGAGGATCCAAGGGATGCTGATGATGCAGTCTATGAGTTGGATGGAAAAGAGCTTTGCAGTGAGAGGTAAATCTTTCTGAGCTTTTGATATTTTCTAAGAATTGTTAATGTGTTTGTGCAGAGTATTCTCTATCTTTAACGTTGAAGTAAacagtggttttatttattttactctatAGAGTTACAATTGAACATGCAAGGGCTCGTTCAAGAGGTGGAAGAGGCAGAGGACGTTACTCTGACCGTTTTAGCAGCCGTCGCCCACGAAATGACAGAAGGTATGCATCTGGCTGAAATATTGCAAATGTGTTGGGTGATACTTGGTTGAGATGTAATTGCTTAATTAAATATTTTGTCTCCTATTAGAAATGCTCCACCTGTCAGAACAGAAAATCGTCTAATTGTAGAAAATCTATCATCCCGAGTCAGCTGGCAGGTTTGTTAAAACATGATTATCTGTTAGACTTCATTTAATGGGTATGTAATGTTAAATGCTTTATTACTAAATCTAATTTTTgtcttaattttaaaacatttttgaaattattaatatttaatatttaaatatatttttcaaaagttgATTAATAGTATTTCAATGTAATTTTATCTTGTTTTCAAACTCCATTTTAACcactttaaaaatccattttatttgCCAGCCTATCTGTGTCGTTGGCCTTATGACGAGGAGTGCCTGTGGGTTATCCTAATCGTTCTGTCTTGGTCACTCTTGGTTGGGCCTGGTTGACTTATCCAGTCAGCTCCTCCAGTGTATCAGTTGGCCACCTCTAGATCTGTGTTTGCTGGTCTAGACGTAATCGGTGCACTTCCTTAGAGTGCCGGGTCGCAGCGATTCCCGACAGTTAACGAGATCTGATTCCTAAGTTGAGAACTGTACCTCCTCCTGTAAAGCTTCGAAATAAGAGATCGTGATCGAGAGAGTTGAAAGATACGCATTAGGTGGTCGTTGGAATCCTGATCGCAGTAACATGGTCCTTGGTGTAACTTCACAAGAGTAGAGAATGTCTGGATCCACCAGTAGTCTGCTAATAGGGAGGGCTGTGCGATTAAAGGCTTCCACCGACTGGGTAGTGTTCTTCAAATGGTTGGCGAAGAGCCAGTCGGGCATGTACCATGACGGTATCTTCGATCGCTTAATGCAGGTTGCTGCTTGGCTAGCCTAGGGAAATTTTAATGAAGGTAAAGTAAACTATATTTTTAATGACCTATGGGGCACAAAATAACTGGTGTTTTAAAGTAAatgttatgtttttaatcataaaacattttagaatgttTTTATACAAATAAGCTGAATGCAAGAAAGTTTAATAAAGTATATAGACAAATAAAGTAATTTTAAATTTAGCATTTTGCTTTTAAAGCAGTATGCTGTTTTCATTTATTTCGTGCCCTGGTGTATACTGTCAAACAGAATTTCATGTGTGGCATCTGCCACATTTTTCTTAACATCTTTCTTTGCAGTAGTAATTTTTTATATTCATAAATATTGTCTGCTGCTTTCTGTAACGTATTCAATCTTATGTTAGGATCTCAAAGACTTCATGAGACAAGCTGGAGAAGTGACTTTTGCAGATGCACACAGGCCCAAACTAAATGAAGGGTaaatatattgaaataattaCTGTATTAAGGGTGGGGTATAATGTGTCATAGAAGAAATAGAAATGTTTTGAATTGCTTAGAGTTACTAAGTTTGACTCCAGTTGtacactttattttattattagggTGGTTGAGTTTGCCTCTTACAGTGATCTAAAGAATGCTATTGAAAAGCTTTCTGGCAAAGAAATAAATGGACGGAAAATCAAACTAATTGAGGGCAGCAAAAGACATAGGTAAGGATTCCAATTAAAAAATCTGGGTATTCATATATAGTTTAATGCAAGTTATGCATTATTACAATCTAAACTGGGCATTTAACTTTATTAGTAGGTCCAGGAGCAGGTCTCGCTCCCGTAGCAGGAGCTCCTCAAGATCCCGCAGCCGTTCTCGCTCCAGGAGTCGCAAATCTTACACCAGGAGCAGGAGCCGTAGCAAGTCACGTTCAGTTAGT
The Pogona vitticeps strain Pit_001003342236 chromosome 1, PviZW2.1, whole genome shotgun sequence genome window above contains:
- the SRSF5 gene encoding serine/arginine-rich splicing factor 5 isoform X2; translation: MSGCRVFIGRLNPAAREKDVERFFKGYGRIRDIDLKRGFGFVEFEDPRDADDAVYELDGKELCSERVTIEHARARSRGGRGRGRYSDRFSSRRPRNDRRNAPPVRTENRLIVENLSSRVSWQPICVVGLMTRSACGLS
- the SRSF5 gene encoding serine/arginine-rich splicing factor 5 isoform X1 → MSGCRVFIGRLNPAAREKDVERFFKGYGRIRDIDLKRGFGFVEFEDPRDADDAVYELDGKELCSERVTIEHARARSRGGRGRGRYSDRFSSRRPRNDRRNAPPVRTENRLIVENLSSRVSWQDLKDFMRQAGEVTFADAHRPKLNEGVVEFASYSDLKNAIEKLSGKEINGRKIKLIEGSKRHSRSRSRSRSRSRSSSRSRSRSRSRSRKSYTRSRSRSKSRSVSRSPAPEKSQKRASSSRSKSPASVDRQRSRSRSRSVDSGN